A single window of Methanosphaera sp. WGK6 DNA harbors:
- a CDS encoding 3-isopropylmalate dehydratase small subunit: protein MEKIIEGRVLKLGDDIDTDSILPGRYLTLSEPEDLGKHVMEGYDLNYKDKIQEGDVIVAGSNFGCGSSREHAPIALKAAGIQAVVAKSFARIFYRNATNIGLALVEAPEGPDEINEEDIVELNLEEGTLKNETQDKEYTTTKLPEFMFEILENDGLINYLNKTRFE, encoded by the coding sequence ATGGAAAAAATTATTGAAGGAAGAGTTTTAAAACTAGGTGACGATATAGATACAGACAGCATATTACCTGGAAGATACCTAACATTAAGTGAACCAGAAGACCTTGGAAAACACGTAATGGAAGGATATGATTTAAACTACAAAGATAAAATCCAAGAAGGTGATGTTATTGTAGCAGGATCCAATTTTGGATGTGGATCATCACGTGAACATGCACCAATAGCACTTAAAGCAGCAGGAATACAAGCAGTTGTTGCAAAATCATTTGCACGTATATTCTATAGAAATGCTACAAATATAGGTTTAGCATTAGTAGAAGCCCCAGAAGGTCCTGATGAGATTAATGAAGAAGATATTGTAGAATTAAATCTTGAAGAAGGAACACTAAAAAATGAAACTCAAGATAAAGAATATACAACTACAAAACTTCCAGAATTCATGTTTGAAATTCTTGAAAATGATGGACTAATAAACTACTTAAATAAAACAAGATTTGAATAA